The following coding sequences lie in one Tichowtungia aerotolerans genomic window:
- a CDS encoding DEAD/DEAH box helicase encodes MDSIFPTIGSQAMALPFTQKILKDWAGWKAFRDGKLLFERGVVEKVEYEHPFISGQLAVGIRGMRSKFELLSDGFVENHCPCRDNQEKGLICAHLVALGLEAIRLYSDPNREAKAEKEKRRAQRQEQMDESQYIRRVPESHPDGIPATIHITLKQSWRDQAREDNEVTLRCAAEYQGKKVSLNEVPKDLPLAFNKRDENLLFVLEDIAEGPAKGKITISADDFINILRLHRGHPLHVGGNESDLKVTAGIIHTYIRMILDEETGELVLSIRPRDNACAETPLYIAGGRTGWMYADHQFTQLEQLLPGPMRAIYKNEVRVPRTAVPAFMEKEFPQLREAIHVETRIYPDLFSLEPATPRFRLVVSGSRASLSAKLYAEYGDVVLRAAREESSGHFAIPDPDDLLGYRVRNMDAEKQALEKLAPTGFRGHRGDLLTSIVGPRDVLNFLGGSVPKLRRYGWRVELEGRVAPFMDDVDFATTVIHVNESADEGFFEVGYEYENTGGQSLTDAEIQRALNMGEAFIEKNGRTVLLDIDAIETAREVFDDCAFGEGSGAGKFRMNDIYAAYVQSSLNALDGVDVEAAPDWMKKAQAQNRTETVQAESLGKLDQVLRSYQKEGVYWLRFLERSGFSGILADEMGLGKTLQTLTWLQMERNDESARGKPSLIVCPTSLVDNWGDEAEKFTPNLRVLKIHGADRHDSWDKISESDLIVTSYALLRRDLDKYLEHEFSVAVLDEAQHIKNRTTRNAKSAKKIRAVHKLVLTGTPIENSVADLWSIMDFLMPGYLSNHKAFREHYELPISRGGPDAELAQIKLRRKLNPFLMRRLKREVAKDLPEKIQRVAHCTLSKDQHMVYKQLLENAKRKINDMVEAQGFNKSRMQILKTLLRLRQTCCHLELLKLENLNSEYPSAKMELFFELVNEALDARHRILVFSQFTSMLGILRRELEERGMKYCYLDGATKDRQEIVKQFNTDRSIPIFLISLKAGGSGLNLTGADMVIHYDPWWNPAVEDQATDRAHRIGQKNTVYSVKLITKNSVEEKVLQMQQRKKGVIDATLEKEGDFTQSLSWDDVQELLSL; translated from the coding sequence ATGGACTCTATTTTTCCAACGATTGGAAGTCAGGCTATGGCGCTACCGTTTACACAGAAGATTTTGAAGGACTGGGCAGGGTGGAAGGCTTTTCGTGACGGAAAGCTTCTGTTCGAGCGCGGTGTGGTTGAAAAGGTGGAGTACGAGCATCCGTTTATTTCCGGCCAGCTGGCGGTTGGGATTCGCGGAATGCGTTCAAAGTTTGAGTTGCTCAGTGACGGATTTGTTGAGAACCACTGCCCGTGTCGGGATAATCAGGAAAAAGGACTGATTTGTGCCCATTTGGTTGCGCTTGGGCTTGAGGCCATCCGGCTTTACAGCGATCCGAATCGCGAGGCAAAGGCCGAGAAGGAAAAGCGCCGCGCGCAGCGACAGGAGCAGATGGATGAGTCGCAGTACATCAGGCGTGTTCCGGAAAGCCATCCGGATGGAATTCCAGCCACGATTCATATTACTCTGAAGCAGAGCTGGCGCGATCAGGCCCGCGAAGACAACGAAGTCACACTGCGCTGTGCTGCGGAATATCAGGGCAAAAAGGTGTCGCTGAATGAAGTGCCGAAGGATCTGCCGCTGGCGTTTAACAAGCGCGATGAAAACCTGCTGTTTGTGCTGGAGGATATTGCGGAGGGCCCAGCCAAAGGCAAGATTACGATCAGTGCCGACGATTTCATCAATATTCTGCGACTGCATCGCGGTCATCCGCTTCATGTAGGCGGAAACGAAAGCGATCTGAAGGTAACGGCGGGCATTATCCACACCTACATCCGCATGATCCTCGATGAGGAAACCGGCGAGCTGGTTCTTTCGATTCGTCCCCGTGATAATGCATGCGCTGAAACTCCGCTTTATATCGCCGGCGGCCGTACCGGATGGATGTATGCGGACCACCAGTTTACGCAGCTCGAACAGCTGCTTCCCGGGCCGATGCGCGCTATTTATAAAAATGAAGTGCGGGTGCCGCGGACGGCGGTGCCGGCGTTCATGGAAAAAGAGTTCCCGCAGCTTCGCGAAGCCATTCATGTGGAAACGCGCATTTATCCAGATCTGTTTTCTCTGGAACCGGCGACGCCGCGCTTCCGGCTGGTTGTCAGCGGCAGCCGTGCTTCGCTTTCCGCCAAACTGTATGCGGAATATGGAGACGTGGTTCTGCGTGCCGCCCGCGAAGAAAGCTCCGGCCATTTTGCGATTCCCGATCCCGATGACCTGCTTGGCTACCGCGTTCGAAATATGGACGCCGAAAAACAGGCGCTTGAAAAACTGGCGCCGACCGGATTCCGCGGCCATCGCGGCGACCTGCTGACGTCGATCGTCGGCCCGCGCGATGTGCTGAACTTCCTGGGCGGCAGCGTTCCGAAGCTGCGCCGCTATGGCTGGCGTGTTGAGCTCGAAGGTCGAGTCGCGCCGTTTATGGATGACGTGGATTTCGCCACGACGGTCATTCACGTCAACGAATCTGCAGACGAAGGATTTTTTGAAGTCGGCTATGAATATGAAAACACCGGCGGGCAGAGCCTGACCGATGCTGAGATTCAGCGCGCGCTCAATATGGGCGAGGCGTTCATCGAAAAGAACGGCCGCACGGTTCTGCTCGACATCGATGCGATTGAAACCGCCCGTGAAGTATTCGACGACTGCGCCTTCGGCGAAGGCTCGGGTGCCGGTAAATTCCGCATGAACGACATCTATGCCGCTTATGTTCAGTCGTCGTTGAATGCGCTCGACGGCGTGGACGTGGAGGCCGCGCCGGACTGGATGAAAAAGGCGCAGGCCCAGAACCGGACAGAAACGGTGCAAGCGGAATCACTGGGTAAACTCGATCAGGTGTTGCGTTCCTACCAGAAGGAAGGGGTGTATTGGCTTCGTTTCCTTGAGCGCAGCGGATTTTCCGGAATTCTGGCGGACGAAATGGGGCTGGGAAAGACGCTGCAGACGCTGACGTGGCTTCAGATGGAACGGAATGACGAATCCGCGCGCGGCAAGCCGTCTCTGATTGTGTGTCCGACCAGCCTGGTGGATAACTGGGGCGACGAGGCTGAGAAATTTACGCCGAACCTGCGCGTGTTGAAAATACACGGCGCCGACCGGCATGATAGCTGGGATAAAATCAGCGAAAGCGACCTGATTGTCACCTCGTATGCGCTGTTGCGCCGTGATCTCGATAAATATCTCGAGCACGAGTTTTCGGTTGCTGTGCTCGACGAGGCGCAGCACATTAAAAACCGCACAACCCGCAATGCAAAGTCGGCTAAAAAGATTCGCGCTGTTCATAAACTGGTTCTCACCGGTACGCCGATTGAAAACAGCGTGGCGGACCTTTGGTCGATCATGGACTTCCTGATGCCCGGCTATCTCAGTAATCACAAGGCGTTCAGGGAACACTATGAACTGCCGATCAGCAGGGGCGGTCCCGATGCGGAACTCGCGCAGATTAAACTGCGGCGCAAACTGAACCCGTTTCTGATGCGGCGCCTGAAACGTGAAGTGGCCAAGGATCTGCCGGAAAAAATTCAGCGCGTGGCGCACTGCACTCTCAGCAAAGATCAGCACATGGTCTACAAGCAGCTGCTCGAAAACGCGAAGCGCAAAATCAACGACATGGTTGAGGCGCAGGGCTTCAATAAATCGCGCATGCAGATTTTGAAAACCCTGCTGCGTTTACGTCAGACCTGCTGCCATCTAGAGTTGCTGAAGCTGGAAAACCTGAACAGTGAATATCCTTCCGCGAAAATGGAGCTGTTCTTTGAGCTGGTCAATGAAGCGCTTGATGCGCGCCACCGCATTCTTGTGTTCAGCCAGTTTACATCTATGCTCGGAATCCTGCGGCGCGAACTTGAAGAACGCGGCATGAAATACTGCTATCTCGACGGTGCCACCAAGGACCGGCAGGAGATTGTAAAGCAGTTCAATACGGATCGCTCTATTCCGATTTTCCTCATCAGTCTTAAAGCCGGCGGATCCGGCCTTAACCTGACCGGTGCCGATATGGTGATTCACTACGACCCGTGGTGGAATCCGGCTGTGGAGGATCAGGCAACCGACCGCGCCCATCGTATTGGCCAGAAAAACACGGTGTACAGCGTCAAGCTGATCACGAAGAACTCGGTTGAAGAAAAAGTGCTCCAGATGCAGCAGCGCAAAAAAGGCGTCATCGACGCCACCCTCGAAAAAGAGGGCGATTTTACCCAGTCACTTTCCTGGGATGATGTTCAGGAGCTGCTGTCGCTTTAA